A stretch of Henckelia pumila isolate YLH828 chromosome 4, ASM3356847v2, whole genome shotgun sequence DNA encodes these proteins:
- the LOC140861466 gene encoding uncharacterized protein, which translates to MKILKVNTAIAILGGEQKMVEKPKAEWSNEDKKKANLDNVMRALPREWDVKTIAMRESKDLNKPELHDLFADQKAYEFELRIKTKEDPSVSNPTKALTSNISPQSTEEASAKKTAEQMSGEAMSLFIKRFGKFMRKNNTNFNKPYYKQDHTEDVPACFNCGKQGHFIADCTRPKNDERKQHIEKNKDDTEVFNFRSSEFTQEELVQALNDMVTEYKKLFTSFEEVKIEKTCLIDKSRESSCSQKKELDGLRTKLNLLATENDDMKRVFKATLYENQKFLKTINSWNKASTSLDKIHENQKQADAHMGETVRVLSVKSVENINLMEKTTWYLDSGCFRHMTGNKDLLSEIIQYKGPKIIFGDNSKGMIVGKRKITYDNIIINDVLLVDNLSYNMISISQLCDNGYNVKFHKHT; encoded by the exons ATGAAGATTCTCAAAGTCAACACTGCTATAGCCATATTAGGAGGCGAACAAAAGATGGTTGAGAAACCCAAAGCAGAATGGAGTAATGAGGACAAGAAGAAAGCAAATCTTGACAAC GTTATGCGAGCATTGCCTAGAGAATGGGATGTCAAGACCATAGCTATGAGAGAATCAAAGGATCTAAACAAACCAGAGCTTCATGATTTATTTGCAGATCAGAAGGCGTACGAGTTTGAACTCAGAATCAAAACAAAGGAAGATCCATCTGTCTCGAACCCCACCAAAGCACTAACATCAAATATCTCACCTCAATCGACTGAGGAAGCATCAGCAAAGAAGACAGCTGAGCAGATGAGTGGAGAAGCAATGTCCCTCTTCATTAAAAGGTTTGGTAAATTCATGCGTAAGAATAACACAAATTTTAACAAACCTTACTATAAACAAGACCATACAGAGGATGTTCCTGcatgttttaactgtggcaagcaaggccacttcattgcagattgcactaGGCCTAAGAATGATGAGAGGAAGCAGCATATTGAGAAGAATAAAG ACGATACTGAGGTATTTAACTTTAGATCGTCTGAATTTACACAAGAAGAACTTGTTCAAGCACTTAATGATATGGTCACTGAGTATAAGAAGCTTTTTACATCATTTGAGGaagtaaaaatagaaaagacaTGTCTTATTGATAAGTCAAGGGAATCTAGCTGTTCACAGAAAAAAGAACTTGACGGTCTAAGGACTAAGCTAAATCTGTTGGCAACAgagaatgatgatatgaaacgaGTATTCAAAGCCACTTTATATGAAAATCAAAAGTTTCTTAAAACAATCAACTCTTGGAATAAGGCTTCTACCTCGTTGGATAAGATACATGAGAACCAGAAACAAGCAG ATGCACATATGGGTGAAACCGTTAGA gtactatcagtaAAATCAGTCGAGAATATTAATCTAATGGAAAAGACAACTTGGTATCTTGACAGTGGATGCTTTAGGCACATGACTGGAAATAAAGATCTGCTATCCGAAATCATACAATACAAagggcctaaaattatttttggtgatAATTCAAAGGGAATGATCGTGGGTAAGCGTAAGATTACTTATGATAACATCATTATTAATGACGTATTGCTTGTTGATAACTTAAGCTATAATATGAtcagtattagtcaactatgtgataaTGGTTACAATGTTAAATTTCACAAGCACACATGA